In one window of Pagrus major chromosome 12, Pma_NU_1.0 DNA:
- the fbxw2 gene encoding F-box/WD repeat-containing protein 2 isoform X1 gives MSGVAGRSHVPMEKAAFEGWLESVSAAFLTLNDQQRNQSLDHLISLSGAVQLRHLSNGLETLLKRDFLRLLPLELAFYLLRWLDPQTLLTCCLVCKQWNKVISSCTEVWQGVCRELGWRIDESIQDASHWKGIYLKAKLRMMQLKDQEAFETSSLIGHSARVYALYYKDGLLCTGSDDLSAKLWDVRTGQCIYGIQTHTCATVKFDEQKLVTGSFDNTIACWEWSTGAKIQQFRGHTGAVFSVDYNDELDLLVSGSADFSVKVWALSAGACLNTLTGHTEWVTKVILQKSEVESMVHSPGDHILLSADKYEIKVWPLGREINCKCLKTLSVSEDRSISLQPRLQFDGRYIVCSSDLGVYQWDFASYEILRVIKTQDPANLSLLSYGEVFALLFDNHFLYVMDLRTEAISGRWPLPAYRKSKRGSSFLAGVTSWLNGLDGGNDSGLVFATSMPDHSIHLVLWKENG, from the exons ATGTCAG GTGTTGCAGGTCGCTCTCATGTGCCCATGGAGAAGGCGGCCTTTGAGGGGTGGCTGGAGTCAGTCTCCGCCGCTTTCCTAACTCTAAATGACCAGCAGCGCAACCAGTCTCTGGACCACCTTATATCTTTAAGTGGTGCTGTCCAGCTCCGTCATCTGTCTAATGGACTGGAGACGCTGCTCAAGCGTGACTTCCTGCGCCTCCTTCCTCTGGAGCTGGCCTTCTACCTGCTGCGCTGGCTGGATCCTCAGACCTTGCTCACATGCTGCTTGGTCTGCAAACAATGGAATAAG GTGATCAGCTCTTGCACAGAGGTGTGGCAGGGTGTGTGTCGGGAGCTGGGCTGGAGGATTGATGAGTCCATTCAGGATGCATCACACTGGAAGGGCATCTACTTGAAGGCTAAACTGCGTATGATGCAGTTGAAGGATCAGGAGGCCTTCGAGACATCGTCCCTCATCGGCCACAGTGCTAGAGTGTACGCCCTCTACTATAAGGATGGCCTCCTCTGCACAG GATCTGATGACCTGTCTGCCAAGTTATGGGATGTGCGCACTGGGCAGTGCATTTACGGaattcagacacacacctgcGCCACAGTGAAGTTTGATGAACAGAAGCTGGTAACTGGATCCTTTGACAACACTATTGCATGCTGGGAGTGGAGCACAGGGGCTAAAATCCAGCAGTTCCGAGGCCACACAGGAGCAG TCTTCAGTGTAGACTACAATGATGAACTGGACCTGCTGGTCAGCGGCTCTGCAGACTTCTCAGTGAAGGTGTGGGCTTTGTCTGCTGGTGCCTGTCTCAACACTCTGACCGGACACACCGAGTGGGTCACCAAG GTGATACTGCAGAAAAGTGAAGTAGAATCTATGGTGCATAGTCCTGGTGACCATATCCTCCTAAGTGCTGATAAGTATGAAATTAAG GTCTGGCCTTTAGGGAGAGAAATCAACTGTAAGTGTCTGAAGACGCTGTCGGTGTCAGAGGACCGCAGCATCAGCCTTCAGCCTCGCCTGCAGTTTGATGGACGCTACATCGTTTGCAGCTCTGACCTCGGAGTTTATCAGTGGGACTTTGCCAGTTATGAGATTCTCAG GGTGATAAAAACACAGGACCCAGCTAACCTGTCCCTGCTCAGCTATGGTGAGGTGTTTGCACTCCTTTTTGACAACCACTTCCTGTATGTGAtggacctgaggacagaggCCATCTCGGGCCGCTGGCCTCTACCAGCCTACAGAAAATCCAAACGAGGATCCAGCTTCCTGGCCGGTGTGACCTCCTGGCTTAATGGCCTGGATGGGGGCAATGACTCTGGACTGGTGTTTGCCACCAGCATGCCCGACCATAGCATTCACTTAGTACTGTGGAAGGAGAACGGATAG
- the fbxw2 gene encoding F-box/WD repeat-containing protein 2 isoform X2, which translates to MEKAAFEGWLESVSAAFLTLNDQQRNQSLDHLISLSGAVQLRHLSNGLETLLKRDFLRLLPLELAFYLLRWLDPQTLLTCCLVCKQWNKVISSCTEVWQGVCRELGWRIDESIQDASHWKGIYLKAKLRMMQLKDQEAFETSSLIGHSARVYALYYKDGLLCTGSDDLSAKLWDVRTGQCIYGIQTHTCATVKFDEQKLVTGSFDNTIACWEWSTGAKIQQFRGHTGAVFSVDYNDELDLLVSGSADFSVKVWALSAGACLNTLTGHTEWVTKVILQKSEVESMVHSPGDHILLSADKYEIKVWPLGREINCKCLKTLSVSEDRSISLQPRLQFDGRYIVCSSDLGVYQWDFASYEILRVIKTQDPANLSLLSYGEVFALLFDNHFLYVMDLRTEAISGRWPLPAYRKSKRGSSFLAGVTSWLNGLDGGNDSGLVFATSMPDHSIHLVLWKENG; encoded by the exons ATGGAGAAGGCGGCCTTTGAGGGGTGGCTGGAGTCAGTCTCCGCCGCTTTCCTAACTCTAAATGACCAGCAGCGCAACCAGTCTCTGGACCACCTTATATCTTTAAGTGGTGCTGTCCAGCTCCGTCATCTGTCTAATGGACTGGAGACGCTGCTCAAGCGTGACTTCCTGCGCCTCCTTCCTCTGGAGCTGGCCTTCTACCTGCTGCGCTGGCTGGATCCTCAGACCTTGCTCACATGCTGCTTGGTCTGCAAACAATGGAATAAG GTGATCAGCTCTTGCACAGAGGTGTGGCAGGGTGTGTGTCGGGAGCTGGGCTGGAGGATTGATGAGTCCATTCAGGATGCATCACACTGGAAGGGCATCTACTTGAAGGCTAAACTGCGTATGATGCAGTTGAAGGATCAGGAGGCCTTCGAGACATCGTCCCTCATCGGCCACAGTGCTAGAGTGTACGCCCTCTACTATAAGGATGGCCTCCTCTGCACAG GATCTGATGACCTGTCTGCCAAGTTATGGGATGTGCGCACTGGGCAGTGCATTTACGGaattcagacacacacctgcGCCACAGTGAAGTTTGATGAACAGAAGCTGGTAACTGGATCCTTTGACAACACTATTGCATGCTGGGAGTGGAGCACAGGGGCTAAAATCCAGCAGTTCCGAGGCCACACAGGAGCAG TCTTCAGTGTAGACTACAATGATGAACTGGACCTGCTGGTCAGCGGCTCTGCAGACTTCTCAGTGAAGGTGTGGGCTTTGTCTGCTGGTGCCTGTCTCAACACTCTGACCGGACACACCGAGTGGGTCACCAAG GTGATACTGCAGAAAAGTGAAGTAGAATCTATGGTGCATAGTCCTGGTGACCATATCCTCCTAAGTGCTGATAAGTATGAAATTAAG GTCTGGCCTTTAGGGAGAGAAATCAACTGTAAGTGTCTGAAGACGCTGTCGGTGTCAGAGGACCGCAGCATCAGCCTTCAGCCTCGCCTGCAGTTTGATGGACGCTACATCGTTTGCAGCTCTGACCTCGGAGTTTATCAGTGGGACTTTGCCAGTTATGAGATTCTCAG GGTGATAAAAACACAGGACCCAGCTAACCTGTCCCTGCTCAGCTATGGTGAGGTGTTTGCACTCCTTTTTGACAACCACTTCCTGTATGTGAtggacctgaggacagaggCCATCTCGGGCCGCTGGCCTCTACCAGCCTACAGAAAATCCAAACGAGGATCCAGCTTCCTGGCCGGTGTGACCTCCTGGCTTAATGGCCTGGATGGGGGCAATGACTCTGGACTGGTGTTTGCCACCAGCATGCCCGACCATAGCATTCACTTAGTACTGTGGAAGGAGAACGGATAG